From a single Bacillota bacterium genomic region:
- a CDS encoding MurR/RpiR family transcriptional regulator has product MAEVGQSISAAEALSLSSSCLAKVRRMFSGFRPAEQKVASYILEHGDKVIYQSITELSAATGTSDATIIRVCNNLGYSGYQELKIALARELVSPHKNIHEDIQPTDTLAVAVRKAFQANMQAISDTLDVLSNDALERAVEAIVGAEQVYLYGVGTSALAAQDAYYKLLRVGVHANFYVDPHMQAISTALITEKDAAIGFSHSGSTKDVVDVLTLARSRGACVICIVNRARSPVGKLADILLRTASEETPFGSGGMPSMMAQLSVVDALFVGVSLRIYDRAISFIERTGETVKNKKY; this is encoded by the coding sequence GTGGCAGAGGTTGGCCAGAGCATCAGTGCAGCCGAGGCCCTATCCCTTTCCTCCAGTTGTCTGGCCAAAGTCCGCAGGATGTTCAGTGGGTTCAGGCCGGCTGAGCAGAAAGTTGCATCCTATATTCTCGAACATGGGGACAAGGTCATATACCAATCCATAACCGAACTCTCAGCAGCAACAGGGACCAGCGATGCCACGATCATACGGGTGTGCAACAACCTGGGGTACAGCGGGTACCAGGAACTCAAGATAGCTCTCGCCCGTGAACTGGTTTCTCCACATAAGAACATACATGAAGACATTCAACCTACCGACACACTGGCAGTCGCCGTTCGAAAAGCGTTTCAGGCGAACATGCAGGCGATCAGTGACACTCTGGACGTTCTGAGCAATGATGCCCTCGAACGGGCGGTAGAGGCCATCGTCGGCGCAGAACAGGTTTACCTTTACGGCGTGGGCACCTCTGCACTGGCCGCTCAGGACGCCTACTACAAACTCCTCAGGGTCGGCGTTCATGCCAATTTCTACGTCGATCCCCACATGCAGGCAATCTCAACGGCTCTGATCACAGAGAAGGACGCGGCAATCGGGTTCTCTCACTCAGGCTCCACCAAGGACGTTGTGGACGTTCTCACTTTGGCAAGATCTCGCGGCGCGTGTGTCATCTGCATCGTCAACCGTGCCCGGTCGCCCGTCGGTAAGCTGGCGGATATCCTGCTTCGAACAGCCTCGGAGGAGACCCCATTCGGCAGTGGCGGGATGCCCTCGATGATGGCTCAGCTGAGTGTGGTGGATGCCCTCTTCGTCGGGGTCTCTCTCCGCATATACGACCGAGCGATCTCCTTCATCGAGCGGACTGGCGAGACAGTCAAGAACAAGAAGTATTGA
- a CDS encoding SIS domain-containing protein: MLGRTYLDHLKELLTTIEQTQSEAISRAASVIADSINKGGTLHLFGTGHSHLLAEEAFYRAGGLVPVNAILEPALMLHDGPFKATDMERLEGYAEIILDHSGIEEGDVLIVISNSGRNAVPVEMAVAGIARGITVVALTSLAHSRSVPSRHSSGKRLYEVADIVIDNCGVVGDAILSIGSSRTHICPTSTVTGAAIINTLVAEVVERLVALGAEPPVFVSANLDGGDEYDRQWAAKFAKKRAICRG, encoded by the coding sequence ATGTTAGGTCGTACTTATCTGGATCATCTCAAAGAACTACTTACAACCATTGAACAGACGCAGTCCGAAGCAATCAGTCGTGCAGCGTCCGTCATAGCAGACTCCATAAACAAAGGGGGAACTCTACATCTCTTCGGCACAGGCCACTCTCACCTCCTCGCAGAGGAGGCGTTCTACCGTGCGGGCGGGCTTGTCCCGGTGAACGCGATTCTCGAGCCGGCACTGATGCTGCACGACGGTCCGTTCAAGGCTACAGACATGGAACGGCTGGAAGGATATGCGGAAATAATCCTGGACCACAGCGGCATAGAGGAGGGTGACGTTCTCATCGTCATCTCGAATTCGGGACGAAACGCGGTGCCCGTTGAGATGGCGGTTGCAGGGATCGCCCGCGGCATCACTGTCGTTGCTCTGACTTCTCTCGCCCATTCGCGGAGCGTTCCGTCCCGGCATTCGAGCGGCAAACGTCTGTATGAGGTTGCCGACATCGTCATCGACAACTGCGGCGTCGTTGGAGACGCCATTCTCTCTATTGGCTCTTCCCGGACGCACATATGTCCTACTTCAACAGTGACGGGTGCGGCGATAATAAACACTCTCGTTGCCGAAGTGGTGGAAAGACTCGTGGCGCTTGGAGCAGAACCGCCCGTGTTCGTGTCTGCTAACCTCGACGGAGGAGATGAGTATGATCGGCAGTGGGCAGCCAAGTTCGCCAAGAAGCGCGCAATCTGTAGGGGGTGA
- a CDS encoding ABC transporter substrate-binding protein, whose translation MTGFGRLRLLSAMALMFLLAVTLSTVAGAQQKTTITFWMAGGTDDSIPLVRRLITEFEAKNPNIAVRFQVIPWAEDPHMKYQTAAVGGTLADVFTMGSPFEHVLAGAGVLEPLDRYISNETRNDFFPQFIANSTCNGKLVALPWFGSVRALFYRRDLLAAEGIPEPTTSWTWEEFLSYAKRLTKDLNGDGIIDQYGFGTSGRYVSQYQPFVIQNGGNFVDEDRMLATANSPEVLEAMQFYVDLVRVHKVSPPGISTILLNEIQKMFAEGKVAMFFDCEDTAINFDKEPSLKGKFGIGLLPHRKQHAAFAGTDVIGLSSKSKNKDAAWKFIDFMVSPESMAQYCLVSGFSPARRSLADHPGFQTPLRQAFIKQLEIGGYFYFRTPKSSAISRIVRTETQEALEGKKTVQQAMNDAQKQLQEELGRP comes from the coding sequence ATGACAGGATTCGGAAGACTGAGGCTTCTATCAGCGATGGCGCTCATGTTCCTGCTAGCCGTCACACTGTCCACGGTTGCGGGCGCCCAGCAGAAGACCACCATCACGTTCTGGATGGCTGGCGGCACGGATGACTCCATCCCGCTGGTCCGCAGGCTGATTACCGAGTTCGAGGCCAAGAACCCCAATATCGCAGTGAGATTCCAGGTGATTCCGTGGGCTGAGGACCCGCACATGAAGTATCAGACAGCCGCAGTCGGCGGCACGCTCGCAGATGTTTTCACGATGGGCAGCCCCTTTGAGCACGTCCTGGCAGGAGCTGGGGTGCTCGAGCCTCTGGACCGTTACATCTCCAATGAAACCAGGAACGACTTCTTCCCACAGTTCATTGCGAATTCCACGTGCAACGGGAAGCTCGTCGCGCTCCCCTGGTTCGGCTCAGTGAGAGCACTGTTCTATAGGCGCGACCTACTGGCTGCGGAGGGGATTCCCGAACCCACTACTAGCTGGACCTGGGAGGAGTTCCTGTCCTATGCCAAGCGGCTCACCAAGGATCTCAACGGCGACGGCATCATCGACCAGTACGGGTTCGGCACCTCAGGCAGGTACGTGTCGCAGTACCAGCCGTTCGTCATACAGAACGGCGGAAACTTCGTGGACGAAGACAGGATGTTGGCGACGGCCAACAGCCCTGAAGTTCTGGAAGCGATGCAGTTCTATGTGGATCTGGTCAGGGTGCACAAGGTCTCGCCTCCGGGCATCTCCACAATTCTGCTCAACGAGATCCAGAAGATGTTCGCTGAGGGAAAAGTGGCGATGTTCTTCGATTGCGAGGATACCGCCATCAACTTCGACAAGGAACCATCCCTCAAAGGCAAGTTCGGCATCGGCCTCCTGCCGCACAGGAAACAACACGCAGCGTTCGCGGGGACCGATGTCATAGGCCTTTCGAGCAAGTCCAAGAACAAAGACGCGGCGTGGAAGTTCATCGACTTCATGGTCTCGCCTGAGTCCATGGCACAATACTGCCTCGTGTCAGGGTTCTCCCCGGCCCGGAGATCCCTGGCCGACCACCCGGGTTTTCAGACTCCTCTGCGGCAGGCGTTCATAAAGCAGCTCGAGATCGGAGGGTACTTCTACTTCAGGACGCCAAAATCATCGGCCATAAGCCGGATTGTGCGAACTGAGACGCAGGAGGCGCTTGAGGGCAAGAAGACTGTCCAGCAGGCGATGAACGACGCGCAGAAGCAGCTCCAGGAGGAGCTCGGAAGGCCGTAA
- a CDS encoding sugar ABC transporter permease translates to MGPVRRRKSSKIRSLLEAYSFLAPAYMVFLVFIFVPVIWAFYLGMFDYSILSMRAPRFVGLRNYVSLLHDRIFHVALANTARYTLGTVPGKMTIGLIVALLLDQRALKAKNFFRTCYFLPVVTSMVAASIIWLLIFNAGEGGLANQFLRLFGSAPRGWLADSRYAMASVVIMSIWKDMGYCMLIYLAGLQGIPVEIYEASSIDGASPWQRLIHITLPLLKPTTFFILVTQLIGSFQVFTQTYVMTGGGPGYSTTTLINLLYTKG, encoded by the coding sequence GTGGGGCCTGTCCGGCGTCGGAAGTCATCTAAGATTCGCTCGCTGCTTGAGGCCTATTCGTTCTTGGCGCCCGCCTACATGGTTTTTCTGGTCTTCATATTCGTGCCCGTGATTTGGGCTTTCTACCTTGGGATGTTCGATTACAGCATCCTGTCCATGCGCGCTCCCCGCTTCGTCGGACTCAGAAACTATGTTTCGCTCCTACATGACCGCATCTTCCACGTGGCCCTCGCGAACACAGCCAGGTACACCCTTGGGACGGTCCCTGGGAAGATGACCATCGGGCTCATCGTTGCCTTGCTTCTGGATCAGCGAGCGCTCAAAGCCAAAAACTTCTTCCGCACGTGCTATTTCTTGCCTGTGGTGACGTCGATGGTGGCCGCCTCAATCATATGGCTTCTTATTTTCAACGCCGGCGAAGGTGGACTCGCCAATCAGTTCTTGCGGTTGTTCGGCTCAGCGCCGAGGGGCTGGCTTGCAGACTCGAGGTACGCGATGGCCTCTGTGGTGATCATGAGCATATGGAAGGACATGGGGTACTGTATGCTCATATACCTCGCGGGTCTGCAGGGTATTCCAGTCGAAATATACGAAGCCTCGAGCATCGACGGGGCCTCCCCATGGCAGCGACTAATACATATAACTCTCCCGCTCCTCAAGCCCACGACTTTCTTCATCCTAGTGACACAGCTCATAGGATCCTTTCAGGTATTCACACAGACATACGTGATGACCGGCGGTGGACCCGGCTACAGCACCACAACACTGATCAACCTTCTGTACACCAAGGGTTT
- a CDS encoding carbohydrate ABC transporter permease: MNTMKQKIHRTQGTPGTSLILQVLGYSVLILGALAMMTPFLWMVSTSLSPDSVIMSYRLVPREITFANFVRAWNFSRTFDDAVTLGTFFKNSLIVSLFITVPGLIIDSMAGYVLARRRIPGGNLLFYCALATMMVPFYVIATPLFLIVRSLGWIDTYQGQVVPFLASGFGVFMFRQFFQTIPQDLEDAARVDGCSALRIYAQIIMPLAKPVIGTMAIFKAMWSWNLFFWPLLIVSDIRLKTLPLALTMFRGLNVTQWGMLCAGMTIATLPIVVLYLSMQDMFQKGIVAGAIKG; this comes from the coding sequence ATGAACACGATGAAACAGAAGATCCATCGAACACAAGGGACTCCTGGAACGTCCCTGATACTTCAGGTCCTGGGCTACAGTGTGCTCATACTGGGAGCTCTCGCAATGATGACTCCTTTCCTCTGGATGGTCTCCACATCGCTCAGCCCGGATTCGGTCATCATGTCTTACCGGCTTGTTCCGAGGGAAATCACCTTTGCGAACTTCGTCCGCGCGTGGAATTTCTCTAGGACTTTCGACGACGCTGTCACCCTCGGCACCTTCTTTAAGAACAGCCTGATAGTGAGTCTCTTCATCACGGTTCCCGGCCTGATCATCGACTCGATGGCAGGGTATGTGCTGGCGCGCCGGCGAATCCCGGGGGGTAACCTCCTCTTCTACTGCGCCCTCGCCACCATGATGGTACCTTTCTACGTGATAGCCACTCCACTCTTCCTGATAGTCAGGAGTCTGGGATGGATCGACACCTACCAAGGTCAGGTAGTGCCCTTTTTAGCATCGGGGTTTGGAGTCTTCATGTTTAGGCAATTCTTCCAAACTATACCTCAAGATTTAGAAGATGCCGCCAGGGTTGACGGGTGCTCGGCCCTACGCATATACGCACAGATAATCATGCCGCTTGCGAAACCCGTGATCGGAACCATGGCGATCTTCAAAGCCATGTGGTCGTGGAACTTGTTCTTCTGGCCCCTACTCATCGTAAGCGACATAAGGCTGAAGACGCTACCGTTGGCACTCACGATGTTCCGTGGCCTCAATGTCACTCAGTGGGGGATGCTCTGCGCTGGAATGACCATCGCAACGCTTCCCATCGTTGTTCTGTACTTGTCGATGCAGGACATGTTCCAGAAGGGAATAGTCGCAGGAGCGATAAAGGGATAG
- a CDS encoding glycoside hydrolase family 3 protein, protein MVSILESMTLEQKVGQMFMAGFPDEFQGALPDSARHLISRRFIGGFVAVARNARTPLVMKALTLALQREARDSGALAPLFIMSDYEGGIVMPIAQGVCTFPGPMATCATGDLDLARDAARVMGIEARAMGISIVASPVVDVNLDASNPIIGVRAFSDDPGQVCAFTEATVSGYCAAGVIAVAKHFPGHGRTCVDSHESLPHLDVSASELQQVELAPFQAAVSSGVPMIMTAHIACEAFDSRPNMPATLSRPILTGLLRQQMGFDGLIITDCLEMRAVRDLYGPGEAAVASVIAGADIVLLCHTLTAQEEAIRCVLEAVQSGLIPEARIDESVLRILRAKSKWLGGFDSALEGYGLELGMIGSPESRALEECVARSSVTVVRNDRKVLPVAIGQVGSVAVVYPETMPLLRAEDLLDSTSVLADSLRARCARVIETRFRLDPTDEDIACALASAHEADIVIAATSCKTQSHQAAQARMVHALLRTGRPVVAIAIRNPYDILAYPEVDTYLVTYGYRECSIKAAVEVILGDITPKGRLPVAIPGLYPRGHGLSDGWNQ, encoded by the coding sequence ATGGTGTCCATCCTCGAGTCCATGACTCTTGAGCAGAAAGTTGGCCAGATGTTTATGGCCGGCTTCCCCGATGAGTTCCAGGGAGCCCTGCCCGACTCTGCCAGGCATCTCATCTCTCGCCGGTTCATCGGGGGATTTGTGGCGGTCGCACGGAATGCCAGAACCCCCCTTGTGATGAAGGCCCTCACGCTCGCCCTGCAGCGTGAGGCGCGCGACTCCGGGGCGTTGGCTCCCCTCTTCATCATGTCGGACTACGAGGGGGGGATAGTGATGCCCATCGCACAGGGCGTGTGCACTTTCCCTGGGCCCATGGCTACGTGCGCCACGGGAGACCTGGATCTCGCACGGGACGCCGCCCGGGTGATGGGGATAGAAGCCCGTGCGATGGGCATAAGCATCGTGGCCAGCCCGGTGGTGGATGTGAATCTGGATGCATCAAACCCCATCATCGGCGTAAGAGCGTTTTCGGACGATCCGGGCCAGGTGTGTGCCTTCACGGAGGCCACGGTGAGCGGGTATTGCGCCGCTGGAGTGATTGCGGTTGCCAAGCATTTCCCGGGGCACGGTCGAACGTGTGTCGACTCGCACGAATCACTTCCCCACCTTGATGTATCCGCATCAGAATTGCAGCAGGTGGAGCTCGCACCCTTCCAGGCGGCGGTCTCGTCTGGCGTGCCGATGATCATGACTGCGCACATCGCCTGTGAGGCCTTCGACTCCAGACCAAACATGCCCGCCACCCTGTCCCGGCCGATCCTGACTGGGCTCCTAAGACAGCAGATGGGGTTCGACGGGTTGATCATCACTGACTGCCTGGAGATGAGAGCAGTGCGCGATCTGTACGGCCCAGGCGAAGCTGCAGTAGCCTCCGTGATCGCGGGAGCGGACATAGTCCTGCTTTGCCACACCCTTACAGCCCAGGAAGAGGCTATCAGGTGTGTCCTAGAGGCAGTACAGTCAGGCTTGATCCCCGAGGCCCGGATCGATGAGTCTGTCCTGAGGATCCTCCGGGCCAAGTCGAAATGGCTCGGAGGTTTCGACTCCGCACTTGAAGGTTACGGCCTCGAGCTTGGGATGATTGGGTCGCCAGAGAGCCGCGCCCTGGAAGAGTGTGTCGCCCGGTCGTCCGTCACCGTGGTGCGGAATGACCGCAAGGTCCTGCCGGTCGCCATCGGACAGGTCGGAAGCGTGGCCGTGGTGTACCCAGAGACCATGCCTCTTCTCAGAGCGGAAGACCTTCTCGACTCCACAAGCGTTCTCGCGGATTCCCTGCGCGCACGCTGCGCACGGGTGATCGAGACGAGGTTCCGGCTCGATCCAACGGATGAGGACATCGCGTGTGCACTCGCTTCAGCCCACGAAGCAGACATCGTAATCGCGGCCACGTCGTGCAAGACCCAGTCTCACCAAGCAGCACAAGCCCGAATGGTTCATGCCCTGCTCCGCACGGGCCGCCCCGTGGTCGCGATCGCCATTCGCAATCCCTATGACATCCTGGCTTATCCGGAAGTGGACACCTATCTTGTCACCTACGGGTACCGAGAGTGCTCTATCAAAGCGGCAGTCGAGGTGATTCTGGGGGACATAACACCCAAGGGAAGGCTTCCCGTGGCCATACCCGGCCTATACCCGCGAGGCCACGGACTGAGCGACGGCTGGAACCAATAA
- a CDS encoding family 10 glycosylhydrolase: MPKRFFRSFAIVTVALLLATLASGCKLPLISARQGRPALPPPSGHQEQGIRAVWLWGSTVRTEGAEAVAQKLQDNYINAAFLLVRGTAGTAGYASQIAPQADPSQDALANLIAACKPRGIQVHAWFVFNEDKAFTDAHPAERLWHHGNANSGYQPYAITDGRVCPNSEAHLQYTEDMIREVLQNYDVDGIHLDYIRYGHVVYCFCPTHQAKAASLGIDLSRVRQAVFDTFYANPANANAIFDAYAAGDPDVAAWMDMRMEEIRYAATRMRNLTKQIKPNAVFSASLMPEGADPATKVWAHCHYAQSYADAADLYDFISPMAYHVSYGKPASWVRTLTQNAVADVSGKCKVYTGIQAHEAATPSSVADAIFAAADGGAKGFALFRYGTIDDNEWAAVRGALAEIGPWAPVSDFVIGGPNPTSSSVTFHYNIPVSSTLEIYSSLGACVFSTPVTSGEGTLAWNLVDSSGARVAPGTYTYVMSVPGYGKSWPRKIVVTK; this comes from the coding sequence ATGCCAAAACGTTTCTTCCGGTCTTTTGCCATCGTCACTGTTGCGCTCCTTCTTGCCACTCTCGCGTCAGGCTGCAAGCTTCCTTTGATCTCCGCCCGCCAGGGCAGGCCGGCGCTGCCGCCTCCAAGTGGCCATCAGGAGCAAGGAATCAGAGCCGTGTGGCTCTGGGGGAGCACTGTACGAACCGAGGGAGCAGAGGCAGTAGCTCAGAAGCTCCAGGACAACTACATAAACGCAGCCTTCCTGCTTGTGCGAGGAACGGCAGGCACCGCTGGGTACGCAAGCCAGATCGCACCCCAGGCGGACCCTAGTCAGGACGCCCTGGCCAACCTCATCGCTGCATGCAAGCCGAGAGGAATTCAGGTACACGCTTGGTTCGTGTTCAACGAGGACAAAGCGTTTACAGACGCCCATCCCGCCGAACGTCTCTGGCACCACGGCAACGCGAACAGTGGCTATCAGCCTTACGCAATCACCGACGGCCGCGTATGTCCGAATTCCGAGGCTCACCTCCAGTACACGGAGGACATGATCAGGGAGGTACTTCAGAACTACGATGTAGACGGGATCCATCTTGACTACATCCGATACGGACATGTAGTGTACTGCTTCTGCCCGACCCACCAGGCCAAGGCAGCCAGCCTGGGCATAGACCTCAGCCGCGTGAGACAGGCGGTGTTCGATACCTTCTACGCCAACCCCGCCAACGCCAACGCCATCTTCGATGCCTACGCTGCAGGAGACCCCGACGTGGCCGCCTGGATGGACATGCGAATGGAGGAAATCAGGTACGCAGCAACAAGGATGCGGAATCTGACGAAACAAATCAAGCCTAATGCCGTTTTCTCGGCGAGTCTGATGCCGGAAGGCGCAGACCCCGCCACCAAGGTGTGGGCTCACTGCCACTACGCCCAGAGCTATGCCGATGCGGCAGATTTGTACGACTTCATATCGCCCATGGCGTATCATGTCTCTTACGGGAAACCTGCAAGCTGGGTGCGAACCCTGACGCAGAACGCCGTCGCCGATGTCTCCGGCAAGTGCAAAGTCTATACTGGGATCCAAGCCCATGAGGCCGCCACCCCCAGCAGTGTTGCTGACGCTATCTTCGCGGCAGCCGACGGTGGAGCAAAGGGGTTTGCCCTCTTCCGCTACGGGACGATAGATGACAACGAATGGGCCGCTGTTCGTGGAGCCTTGGCCGAGATCGGCCCTTGGGCCCCCGTCTCAGATTTCGTCATAGGTGGTCCGAATCCGACGTCTAGTTCGGTCACGTTCCACTACAATATCCCCGTCTCCAGCACACTCGAAATCTACAGCTCACTCGGGGCTTGCGTGTTCTCAACCCCGGTCACCTCAGGTGAGGGGACCCTAGCATGGAACCTCGTGGATTCCTCGGGCGCACGGGTGGCGCCTGGCACCTATACCTACGTTATGTCCGTTCCAGGGTATGGGAAATCGTGGCCACGGAAGATAGTCGTGACGAAGTGA
- a CDS encoding GNAT family N-acetyltransferase, protein MFPRITNARGLDGPRVPRPDELGAVTDLSNTVFCPDARTMGLEFPLLFSQENLRRLRIFSSGGRPVSLAGYVQHDLIVEGHRIPAASLGSVCTLPEYRGQGLAAALVSDILRELSRAGLALLIISGDGELYTRMGASAAGDFVRYELDPAMLPQKADAEAHRTVSVRPFRAGDLEQVHAVYRREPVRFSRTVGEFNALIWQHPGKERLHAQERLSVVSSDTLAGEEISAYIVTRARRGEDGKFRVHIAEYAGTRSDVICAMGATARELRPSVMTLTVPASDRDSIRALRDAGVSGSRGALPRHTMVIPDVGSLIQALLPLVHERAGIQPHAASALLGNASERAGDARLYNPRLEGTEVPPENMSFLTRLVFGHLTRQETDALARNSELHALAERAFPVPLPVPGLNYV, encoded by the coding sequence ATGTTTCCAAGGATCACAAACGCGCGGGGGCTTGACGGCCCCCGCGTTCCCAGACCCGATGAGCTTGGTGCTGTCACAGACCTCTCCAACACCGTGTTCTGCCCGGATGCGAGGACCATGGGGCTTGAATTCCCGCTCCTATTCTCACAGGAAAATCTGAGAAGACTCCGCATCTTCTCAAGTGGGGGTCGGCCAGTCTCACTCGCAGGGTACGTCCAGCACGATCTGATTGTGGAAGGCCACCGCATCCCCGCCGCGTCCTTGGGATCCGTCTGCACCCTTCCGGAATACAGAGGACAAGGGCTCGCGGCTGCCCTGGTTTCGGACATCTTGCGGGAACTCTCCCGCGCTGGCTTGGCGCTCCTCATCATCTCAGGGGATGGAGAGCTGTACACACGAATGGGGGCATCAGCAGCAGGCGACTTCGTAAGGTATGAGCTGGATCCCGCGATGCTTCCCCAGAAAGCAGACGCAGAGGCCCATCGCACGGTCAGCGTCAGGCCTTTTCGCGCCGGGGATCTCGAGCAGGTGCACGCGGTATACAGACGCGAGCCAGTCCGGTTCAGCCGCACTGTTGGCGAGTTCAACGCACTGATATGGCAGCACCCAGGCAAGGAGCGCCTCCATGCGCAGGAGAGACTCTCAGTGGTAAGTTCAGATACGTTGGCGGGTGAGGAGATATCGGCGTACATTGTGACGCGCGCCCGTCGAGGAGAAGACGGCAAGTTTCGGGTCCATATAGCGGAATACGCCGGAACAAGGAGCGACGTCATTTGCGCAATGGGGGCAACCGCCCGTGAACTCAGGCCTTCTGTGATGACGTTGACGGTGCCGGCGTCGGATCGAGACTCGATCAGGGCTCTGCGAGACGCAGGTGTTTCCGGCAGCAGGGGCGCCCTTCCAAGGCACACTATGGTGATCCCCGATGTCGGTTCCCTCATTCAGGCCCTGTTGCCGCTCGTACATGAGCGTGCAGGGATCCAGCCTCACGCTGCTTCCGCTCTGCTCGGGAACGCATCAGAGCGTGCTGGGGACGCACGCCTCTACAACCCCCGTCTTGAAGGCACAGAGGTACCCCCTGAGAACATGAGCTTCCTGACCAGGTTGGTGTTCGGCCATCTTACCAGGCAGGAGACTGATGCTCTTGCGAGGAACAGTGAACTGCATGCCTTGGCTGAGCGGGCGTTTCCCGTCCCGCTCCCTGTCCCTGGGCTCAATTACGTTTGA
- a CDS encoding amidohydrolase, translated as MKSIREAVACARERILETYHDLHSMPEGPFEEVRTSAYIANRLRQAGYDVRTGVGKTGVVASGKTLADRGVIALRADMDALEHEVDGIRSHVHSCGHDAHSAMVLCAAEIIREICPEAEHRVRLLFQPAEEIGRGAVHMTEDGALEGVSTVVGIHVRPIAECRLGYATPHLAHAGGITLKYKVAGRPAHSARPHLGTNVADAVAAATVAVNSVKPNPMSCATVNVVRITAGDGPANVIPASGSMVVNIRAESDEIGKGLRDRVDRAVVGAAAAVGAQVTLEEENMMPAACCDPETVEMVGRAIVRVLGPEGLLPKVLTPGSEDFHFFPKLVPGLRSAYIGLGADFSPGLHDPGATFNQEALLLGTEILVETVREFLKPAPVHERNDS; from the coding sequence ATGAAAAGCATAAGAGAAGCAGTCGCCTGTGCGCGAGAGAGAATCCTCGAGACCTATCACGACCTCCACTCCATGCCCGAAGGCCCTTTCGAGGAGGTGCGTACCTCGGCGTACATCGCCAACCGTCTGAGGCAGGCAGGTTACGATGTCAGAACCGGAGTGGGCAAGACAGGTGTGGTTGCGTCCGGCAAGACGCTCGCGGACAGGGGAGTCATTGCTCTCAGGGCAGACATGGACGCACTCGAGCATGAGGTGGATGGGATCCGTTCGCATGTACACTCGTGCGGGCATGATGCCCACTCCGCGATGGTTCTGTGTGCCGCCGAGATCATCCGCGAGATCTGCCCCGAGGCAGAACACAGGGTGCGTTTGTTGTTCCAGCCGGCGGAGGAGATTGGCCGCGGGGCCGTGCACATGACGGAGGACGGCGCCCTGGAAGGCGTGTCCACCGTAGTCGGTATACACGTCCGCCCAATCGCCGAGTGTCGCCTGGGGTATGCGACGCCTCACCTGGCTCACGCTGGGGGGATCACCCTCAAGTACAAAGTCGCCGGGCGTCCGGCGCACTCGGCCCGCCCACATCTCGGCACGAACGTGGCAGATGCCGTGGCTGCCGCCACCGTAGCGGTCAACTCTGTCAAACCCAACCCGATGTCGTGCGCCACGGTGAATGTGGTCCGGATCACAGCCGGGGACGGACCCGCCAACGTCATTCCTGCATCCGGAAGCATGGTAGTCAACATAAGGGCAGAGAGTGACGAAATCGGTAAAGGCCTGCGAGATCGAGTAGACCGAGCTGTCGTGGGCGCAGCGGCGGCAGTGGGGGCCCAGGTAACACTCGAGGAAGAGAATATGATGCCGGCCGCATGCTGTGATCCGGAGACAGTCGAGATGGTGGGACGCGCCATAGTCAGAGTCCTCGGGCCGGAAGGGCTTCTTCCCAAGGTGCTCACCCCGGGTTCGGAGGACTTCCATTTCTTCCCCAAGCTCGTACCTGGGCTTCGCTCAGCCTACATAGGCCTGGGCGCCGATTTCTCCCCCGGCCTGCATGATCCGGGGGCCACCTTCAACCAAGAGGCCCTGTTACTGGGGACAGAGATCCTTGTCGAGACGGTTCGGGAGTTCTTGAAGCCGGCACCTGTGCATGAACGTAACGACTCGTGA